The proteins below come from a single Cannabis sativa cultivar Pink pepper isolate KNU-18-1 chromosome 3, ASM2916894v1, whole genome shotgun sequence genomic window:
- the LOC115709614 gene encoding uncharacterized protein LOC115709614: MAAVEEEKTLQDELSLPILLADRVIKLAQEAESSKQDCSELAKQVDRLSQLLRSAVRLASTTQSVYDRPVRRIVAEVNKNLDRALNLVRKCKHSGILRQVFAITTTADFRKVLNLLESSIGDMKWVISIFDADGANLSLPPIASNDPILSWVWSSIATVQMGQLKARVDAANELASLARDNDRNKKIIVDEGGVTPLLKLLKESSSPDAQIAAANALINLATDSERVRFIADALGIPFIVQVLGDSPMKVQVLLVKLVAQMAELDADAQEEFARENVTRPLVSLLAMDTVLEEPKINSGKTSILSIVQINKELTGKPGSFQTHSSLTSNPSFSSHHSDGSIRGGYYKKEKDVESPELKHKLKVGCAEALWKLCRESLINSRKVTETKGMICLAKIIEKEENDLQINCLLTVKEIVSVAESCPDLRRAAFKTNSPAAKAVVDQLLNVIQEGTPALQIPAINSIGCLARTFSARETRIVGPLVACLGAANVDVATEAATALAKFVSPDNFNCVEHSKAIIEFEGVPPLMRLLKFDGKPQLQGTKLLCYLSVHVGNSKALEQARALNALEGARSAAAQHPDLREVYPKAIHHLALYQAGAHPHRQAYTP; this comes from the coding sequence ATGGCGGCTGTTGAAGAGGAAAAGACCCTTCAAGACGAGCTCTCACTTCCAATCCTCTTAGCTGACCGAGTCATCAAATTGGCTCAAGAAGCCGAGTCATCTAAGCAAGACTGTTCCGAACTCGCTAAGCAGGTCGACCGGCTTTCCCAGTTGCTCCGCTCCGCCGTGCGACTCGCTTCGACGACTCAGTCCGTTTACGATCGACCCGTTAGGCGAATCGTTGCGGAGGTGAATAAGAATCTTGACCGAGCCCTAAACTTGGTCCGTAAGTGCAAGCACAGTGGAATCCTCCGTCAAGTCTTTGCTATAACCACCACTGCTGATTTCCGTAAAGTTTTGAACCTTCTTGAGTCTTCGATCGGAGATATGAAATGGGTTATCTCCATTTTCGACGCTGATGGTGCTAACCTTTCTCTTCCTCCGATTGCTAGTAACGACCCAATTCTTTCGTGGGTTTGGTCCTCAATCGCAACCGTTCAAATGGGTCAGCTCAAGGCCCGAGTCGACGCAGCTAACGAGCTCGCGTCCCTCGCACGCGACAACGATCGGAACAAGAAGATCATTGTTGACGAAGGGGGAGTTACGCCATTGTTAAAGCTTCTCAAAGAGAGTTCTTCACCGGACGCTCAAATTGCCGCCGCCAATGCGCTTATTAACCTTGCTACAGACTCGGAAAGGGTTAGATTTATTGCCGATGCTCTTGGAATTCCATTTATCGTTCAGGTTCTTGGGGACTCGCCGATGAAAGTTCAGGTCTTGCTGGTGAAATTAGTGGCCCAGATGGCCGAGCTCGATGCTGATGCTCAAGAGGAGTTTGCCAGAGAGAACGTAACTCGGCCGCTTGTGTCTTTACTCGCCATGGATACGGTTCTTGAGGAGCCGAAGATTAATTCCGGTAAAACTAGTATTCTTTCCATTgttcaaataaataaagaattgaCTGGAAAGCCTGGAAGTTTTCAGACCCATTCGAGTCTGACTTCGAATCCCTCTTTTTCTTCTCACCATTCTGATGGTAGTATCCGTGGTGGGTATTACAAGAAGGAGAAAGATGTCGAGTCCCCTGAGCTAAAGCATAAGCTCAAGGTTGGCTGTGCTGAGGCTCTTTGGAAACTTTGTAGAGAAAGTTTGATTAATAGTCGTAAAGTTACTGAGACCAAAGGGATGATTTGCTTAGCTAAGATTATAGAGAAGGAAGAGAATGATTTGCAGATTAATTGTTTATTGACAGTTAAGGAGATTGTATCTGTAGCTGAGTCTTGTCCTGACCTTAGAAGAGCTGCTTTTAAGACCAATTCTCCAGCTGCCAAAGCTGTTGTTGATCAGCTTCTAAATGTTATTCAAGAGGGTACTCCGGCATTGCAAATTCCTGCCATTAACTCAATTGGGTGTTTGGCTAGAACTTTTTCGGCTAGGGAAACCCGAATTGTTGGCCCTTTGGTTGCATGCCTTGGTGCTGCAAATGTTGATGTAGCTACAGAGGCTGCTACTGCTTTGGCTAAGTTTGTCTCTCCGGATAATTTCAATTGTGTGGAGCATTCTAAGGCCATCATTGAATTTGAGGGTGTCCCTCCTTTAATGAGACTGCTAAAGTTTGATGGCAAGCCTCAACTTCAGGGTACAAAGTTACTATGTTACCTTTCGGTACATGTTGGTAACAGCAAGGCTCTTGAACAAGCCCGCGCATTGAATGCCCTCGAGGGAGCTCGTTCTGCTGCTGCTCAACATCCTGATTTGAGGGAGGTGTATCCTAAAGCAATTCACCATCTTGCTCTTTATCAGGCTGGAGCTCATCCCCACCGGCAAGCATACACTCCATGA